One stretch of Podospora bellae-mahoneyi strain CBS 112042 chromosome 2, whole genome shotgun sequence DNA includes these proteins:
- the GTP14 gene encoding Ypt/Rab-type GTPase Rab7 (COG:U; EggNog:ENOG503NWMV), which translates to MASRKKVLLKVIILGDSGVGKTSLMNQYVNKKFSASYKATIGADFLTREVLVDDRQVTMQLWDTAGQERFQSLGVAFYRGADCCVLVYDVNNSKSFDALDSWRDEFLIQASPRDPDNFPFVVLGNKIDVEESKRVISTKRAMTFCQSKGGIPYFETSAKEAINVEQAFEVIARNALLQEESEEFSGDFQDPINIHIENDRDGCAC; encoded by the exons ATGGCTTCCAGAAAGAAGGTCCTCCTCAAGGTCATCATCCTGGGCGACAGCGGTGTTGGCAAGACGAGTTTGATGAACCAATAT GTCAACAAGAAGTTCAGCGCAAGCTACAAGGCCACTATCGGAGCCGATTTCCTGACACGAGAGGTGTTGGTGGACGACCGCCAAGTGACCATGCAGCTGTGGGACACGGCCGGGCAAGAACGGTTCCAGTCGCTGGGTGTGGCCTTTTACAGAGGAGCCGACTGCTGTGTGCTGGTGTACGATGTCAACAACTCCAAGAGCTTTGATGCGCTCGACAGCTGGAGGGACGAGTTTTTGATCCAAGCCTCGCCACGAGACCCGGATAACTTCCCgtttgtggtgttgggcaACAAGATCGAtgtggaggagagcaagagAGTG ATCTCGACGAAGCGGGCCATGACCTTTTGCCAGTCCAAGGGTGGTATCCCATACTTTGAGACCTCTGCCaaggaggccatcaacgTTGAGCAGGCTTTTGAGG TTATCGCGAGGAATGCGCTCCTCCAGGAAGAGTCGGAAGAGTTCAGCGGCGATTTCCAGgaccccatcaacatccataTTGAGAACGACCGGGACGGGTGCGCGTGCTAG
- a CDS encoding hypothetical protein (EggNog:ENOG503NXNP; BUSCO:EOG09263M8W; COG:E; COG:G), with translation MRIHKTMAPPEPLLPATLAPPDHHHHTHHRPSGDFGRSNKHDTTDDDEEDDISPRSSSSDRRRSQHYGARVMLGGMSADHSPASAGRLSPHTEQPQKSRLLGGVARKTLGICLLLVVVFFWTVSNFLASYIFSDGTYSKPFFLVYVNTSMFAISLVPMTGKYIIQNGWRTTLSQARELRKGRSAPLLRNDRDEEDEERLLVVEDEGSLEAHDLPPREEKLSLAETAWLSLEFCMLWFLANYFASACLEYTSVGSVTILTSTSSIWTLILGALKGVEGFTVRKLVGVLASLVGVILISSVDLSGANDDGRGSFPHKSTWEIAVGDSMALFSAVVYGIYVTVMKLRVGNEERVNMGLFFGLVGLFNVVFLWPGFLILHFTGLEPFEWPPTGTVWAIIMLNSVASFFSDIIWAYAMLLTTPLIVTVGLSLNIPVSLVGEMIQYSQYSSWLYWVGAGIVVLSFVFVTHESQEGREGDKEQERTGV, from the exons ATGCGAATACATAAAACAATGGCACCCCCAGAACCACTCCTCCCAGCAACGCTGGCGCCGccagatcaccaccaccacacccaccaccgACCATCCGGTGATTTCGGCAGATCCAACAAACACGATACtacagacgacgacgaagaagatgatATCTCCCccagatcctcctcctcggacaGGCGCAGGTCGCAACACTACGGAGCGAGGGTAATGCTAGGTGGAATGTCGGCCGACCACTCCCCTGCCTCGGCAGGCCGATTATCACCACACACTGAACAACCACAAAAATCAAGACTCCTCGGCGGGGTAGCGAGGAAAACACTAGGGATATGTCTCCTGCTGGTGGTCGTCTTTTTCTGGACAGTCTCCAACTTTCTCGCGTCGTACATCTTCTCGGACGGGACATACTCgaagcctttttttttggtttacGTCAATACTTCGATGTTTGCGATCAGTCTTGTTCCCATGACGGGGAAGTACATCATACAAAACGGGTGGCGCACGACGCTTAGTCAAGCAAGAGAGTTACGGAAGGGGCGGTCAGCGCCGCTGTTGAGAAACGAccgagatgaagaagacgaggaacggctgctggtggtggaagacGAGGGGAGCTTGGAAGCACACGACCTCCCCCCAAGAGAGGAAAAACTCTCCCTCGCGGAGACGGCCTGGTTGAGCCTGGAGTTCTGCATGCTTTGGTTTTTGGCGAATTATTTCGCCTCGGCGTGTCTGGAGTACACGTCTGTCGGGAGCGTCACTATTCTCACGTCGACGAGCAGTATATGGACTTTGATCTTGGGAGCTCTtaagggggtggagggtttcACGGTCCGGAAGCTGGTTGGGGTGTTGGCGAGCTTGGTGGGGGTGATCTTGATCAGTTCGGTGGATCTGTCGGGGGCGAATGATGATGGCAGGGGGAGTTTTCCGCACAAGTCAACGTGGGAGATAGCGGTGGGGGATTCGATGGCGCTGTTCAGTGCGGTGGTCTACGGGATTTATGTCACGGTTATGAAGCTGAGGGTGGGGaatgaggagagggtgaataTGGGCTTGTTTTTtggcttggtgggcttgtttaatgttgtttttttgtggCCGGGGTTTTTGATACTGCATTTCACCGGGTTGGAGCCG TTTGAGTGGCCGCCTACAGGGACGGTGTGGGCGATTATTATGCTGAATTCGGTGGCGAGCTTTTTTAGTGATATTATCTGGGCGTATGCCATGTTGTTGACGACGCCGTTGATTGTGACGGTGGGGTTGTCGTTGAACATCCCCGTGTCACTTGTCGGGGAGATGATTCAGTACTCGCAGTACTCGAGTTGGTTGTATTGGGTCGGGGCGGGGATTGTGGTGCTGTCGTTTGTGTTTGTTACGCACGAGAGCcaggagggaagggagggggataaggAACAGGAGCGGACGGGAGTATAG
- a CDS encoding hypothetical protein (COG:P; EggNog:ENOG503P25T), which produces MAPDTSPTTSTSPLPHLGNSINAATRTQHTKLNKSILLRLPLSVPPVAYNPTAYLTGLLHMAPIYIAFESAWDKILASHYASLDHPSSSLLVLPENQTLPPFPFGTTADPIGDEKGERVHAVLHHLKISGMARSGSLKRDIRAMSGWDETEVEEMLEQVKNTGRLGEFVRHIHANIARQPEVVIAYAWVLYMALFSGGRFLGSCLEAAGEGFWMRKSDAVLGKICKDPISIRELLASEEEEGDGGGGGGGDDDGLARIKDDGLPLNFFRFATPLDGEEIKTKFKSRLVELEGLLTAGEREHVVREGVCIFDVMNGIVGQLDGLFDRHPGDDDKVEEENGAVDTWASMLVPRAAMVAGGRLRDSVAVAKERGMRALRKATFSGGERSTLVEEGRSRSHTHRRKSEGNLEGLNTSSSPATAETSTSGLHAHGTITSVTELVEKTNVGKGKATAVEGGEAVKVVRFGEEIALIQQRRNGAKSVTAKAEAVQQDMWTSPKGQCPLARIRRQDRGSVTKVRDARVEGIKNPFTFWSLVLLVALAGFGWGYAYGYITGR; this is translated from the coding sequence ATGGCACCAGacacatcccccaccaccagcacctctcccctcccccacctaGGCAACAGCATCAACGCCGCCACCCGAACCCAGCACACCAAACTCAACAagtccatcctcctccgcctgcCCCTTTCTGTCCCGCCCGTGGCATACAACCCAACAGCTTacctcaccggcctcctccacatgGCCCCAATCTACATCGCCTTCGAGTCAGCATGGGACAAGATCCTCGCTTCCCACTACGCCTCCCTTGACCACCCTTCTagctccctcctcgtcctcccgGAAAACCaaacccttccccctttcccgtTTGGCACCACGGCAGACCCGATCGGAGATGAAAAGGGCGAGAGGGTTCATGCAGTATTGCATCACTTGAAGATTTCGGGGATGGCACGGAGCGGGAGTCTAAAGAGGGATATCAGAGCCATGTCGGGGTGGGATGAGACAGAagtggaggagatgctggAACAAGTCAAAAACACGGGGAGACTGGGAGAATTCGTCCGCCACATCCACGCCAACATAGCCAGACAGCCCGAGGTGGTGATCGCCTATGCTTGGGTGCTCTACATGGCGCTTTTTAGCGGAGGGAGGTTTTTGGGTTCTTGTCTTGAGGCTGCGGGGGAGGGTTTCTGGATGAGGAAGTCTGATGCGGTGTTGGGCAAGATATGCAAGGATCCGATTAGCATACGGGAGCTGCTCGCTtctgaagaggaagagggtgatggtggtggtggtggtggtggtgatgatgatgggttggcgaggatcAAGGACGATGGGTTGCCGCTCAACTTTTTTAGGTTTGCCACTCCGCTTGATGGGGAAGAGATCAAGACTAAGTTTAAGAGCCGActtgtcgagctggaggggttgctgactgcgggggagagggagcatGTGGttagggagggggtttgtaTTTTTGACGTGATGAATGGGATTGTGGGGCAGCTGGATGGGCTGTTTGATAGGCACcctggggatgatgataaagtggaagaagagaatgGGGCGGTGGATACTTGGGCTAGTATGCTTGTGCCTAGGGCTGCGATGGtggcgggggggaggttgagggataGTGTTGCTGTAgcgaaggagagggggatgagggcgCTGAGGAAGGCGACGTTTTCGGGCGGGGAGAGGAGCACgctggttgaggaggggaggtcgCGTTCGCACACACACAGGAGGAAGAGTGAGGGAAacttggaggggttgaataCGAGTTCTTCGCCTGCTACGGCTGAGACGAGTACCAGTGGGCTGCATGCTCATGGGACTATTACGTCCGTGACGGAATTGGTGGAGAAGACAAATGTGGGCAAGGGGAAGGCGACGGcggtggaagggggtgaggcggtcaaggtggtgagatttggggaggagattgcgcTTATACAGCAGCGGAGAAACGGGGCGAAGAGTGTGACGGCGAAGGCGGAGGCGGTACAACAGGATATGTGGACGTCACCTAAGGGACAGTGTCCGCTTGCTAGGATTAGACGACAGGACCGCGGGTCAGTCACAAAGGTTAGGGATGCGAGAGTAGAGGGGATCAAGAATCCGTTTACGTTTTGGAGCTTGGTCTTGCTGGTTGCCCTAGCCGGCTTTGGCTGGGGTTATGCGTACGGATATATCACTGGGCGGTAG